A stretch of Cytophagia bacterium CHB2 DNA encodes these proteins:
- a CDS encoding divergent polysaccharide deacetylase family protein — MAKRLKRSVHQKIRSYFLPSFAVPRWQLLLIGTFALLMAALVVLDQYLRKDQRAAIVPPAAQSSFKLKQLTPAERVRFAAVDRVLSEAGIQPHRMSERDRVLIVSIPANIAIAELAQSLIKRAQQLGATIISIQDKLPNGGAEIVYAVANAAPQKILLLPDFGKNTRAGLRRSGKIALIIDDFGYQEQQAVAGFFSLPFLITYAVIPGLPHSEQIANHLHRLGKSVIIHMPMEALDRKVEQNGFELLVRLPAGEIRNRVRKAVKAVPHAEGMNNHMGSRATTNEALLTALFAELKQADLFFVDSQTNNETRAYALAGKAGIAAALNDTFLDNIDTVQHIKQKLLYLADLAGEKGEAIGIGHPYPNTLKALNEVGPQLQQQGITFVLVRDLVRQEQKHVSNLAVQ, encoded by the coding sequence GTGGCGAAACGCCTCAAAAGATCGGTGCACCAAAAAATCCGATCCTATTTCTTACCCTCGTTTGCTGTGCCGCGCTGGCAATTGTTGTTGATCGGAACATTTGCCCTTTTGATGGCAGCATTAGTCGTGCTCGATCAATACCTGCGCAAAGACCAGCGTGCCGCGATCGTTCCTCCTGCAGCGCAATCTTCGTTCAAGCTCAAACAACTCACGCCTGCTGAACGCGTGCGATTTGCCGCCGTCGATCGTGTTCTGAGTGAAGCGGGTATACAGCCGCATCGTATGAGCGAGCGCGACCGCGTGTTGATCGTCTCCATTCCGGCAAATATTGCGATTGCCGAGCTGGCGCAGTCGCTGATAAAACGCGCGCAACAACTCGGCGCGACGATCATCAGCATTCAGGACAAACTGCCCAACGGAGGAGCTGAGATTGTATATGCGGTTGCGAATGCTGCGCCGCAGAAAATTCTGTTGTTGCCCGACTTCGGGAAAAATACTCGCGCCGGCCTCCGGCGTTCCGGCAAAATCGCTTTGATTATCGATGATTTTGGCTATCAAGAGCAACAAGCCGTGGCAGGTTTTTTCAGCCTGCCGTTTTTGATTACTTATGCCGTCATTCCCGGGTTGCCGCATTCCGAACAAATCGCCAATCATTTGCATCGCCTGGGCAAGTCGGTAATCATTCATATGCCGATGGAAGCGTTAGATCGCAAGGTTGAACAAAACGGTTTTGAATTGCTGGTTCGTTTGCCGGCCGGGGAAATTCGCAACCGCGTGCGCAAGGCGGTAAAGGCCGTGCCGCATGCCGAGGGCATGAACAATCACATGGGCTCGCGCGCTACCACAAATGAGGCGTTGCTCACGGCGTTGTTTGCAGAGTTAAAGCAGGCCGATTTGTTTTTTGTCGATAGCCAAACCAACAATGAAACGCGGGCCTATGCGCTTGCCGGCAAGGCTGGAATCGCGGCTGCGCTTAACGATACCTTTTTGGATAACATCGATACCGTGCAACATATCAAACAAAAATTGCTTTATCTTGCGGATCTCGCCGGCGAAAAGGGCGAGGCGATTGGCATTGGCCACCCGTATCCCAATACCCTGAAAGCCTTGAATGAAGTCGGGCCGCAATTACAGCAGCAAGGCATAACGTTTGTGCTTGTGCGTGATCTTGTGCGCCAGGAGCAGAAACACGTTTCGAACTTAGCCGTGCAATAA
- a CDS encoding pyridoxine 5'-phosphate synthase has translation MVRLGVNVDHVATVREARKDRQPDPVAAAMVAEMAGADGIVCHLREDRRHIKDKDLYLLKEMVKTHLNLEMAATDQMVKIALEVVPDMVTLVPERREEITTEGGLDVLKNQEYLEETVATLQNHNIIVSLFINPDIQQIKAAARVRADYVELHTGAYAHAENLNIISDELEKLRAMASAAAKLRLGVSAGHGLNYQNVREVAAIPEIEELNIGHSIVARAILVGMERAVRDMLALMKK, from the coding sequence ATGGTTCGTTTGGGAGTGAATGTTGATCACGTCGCAACCGTGCGTGAGGCCAGGAAAGACCGGCAACCCGATCCCGTGGCCGCGGCGATGGTGGCGGAAATGGCCGGCGCCGATGGTATTGTGTGCCATTTGCGGGAAGATCGCCGCCACATCAAAGACAAAGATTTGTATCTCTTGAAGGAAATGGTGAAGACGCATTTGAATTTGGAAATGGCGGCCACGGATCAAATGGTGAAAATCGCGCTCGAAGTTGTGCCGGACATGGTGACCCTGGTGCCGGAACGCCGCGAGGAGATTACCACCGAGGGCGGTTTGGATGTGCTCAAAAATCAGGAATATCTCGAAGAGACAGTTGCGACTTTGCAGAATCACAACATCATCGTGAGCTTGTTTATTAATCCCGATATCCAACAAATCAAAGCCGCGGCCCGCGTGCGCGCGGATTATGTTGAGTTGCATACCGGCGCTTATGCGCATGCCGAAAATCTCAACATCATTAGTGATGAGTTGGAAAAGCTGCGCGCGATGGCGTCTGCCGCGGCCAAGCTGCGCTTGGGGGTGAGCGCAGGACACGGCCTGAATTATCAAAACGTGAGGGAGGTCGCGGCCATCCCCGAAATCGAGGAGCTGAACATTGGGCATTCCATCGTCGCACGCGCCATTCTGGTCGGCATGGAGCGCGCGGTGAGAGATATGCTGGCATTGATGAAGAAATAA